The following proteins come from a genomic window of Carassius carassius chromosome 10, fCarCar2.1, whole genome shotgun sequence:
- the LOC132151986 gene encoding histone-lysine N-methyltransferase SETD5-like isoform X4, translating into MNTVTADHLMAHNTLRLRRMVFTFLMETCNKEENNGTSNKMQQSSVVCCQDHNYGAPPPPTPPASPLSQTVFSHMERNGTLGRSRPCFSLNDPDNSADSESSSEEDEVVEGSNPPSWCQCRPMQDGFLIKCERCRGLEKNQGMDGQRRKAENVSVGESSATESGDEDMSASAVSYTATQHTPTSITLTVKRVKPSKVKKRKKSIEKTRTTPKAKKVKAYREGSRKSMRMKNSASEASVLDENTAEGWETRIRQWTDQYEEALSNQYSADVQNLLKHYCANGNLSPKPSTVAMDTINRTELACNNTVLGSQMQLQLGRVTRVQKHRKILRAARNLDPETLIIEYRGKVMLRQQFEVNGHFFKKPYPFVLFYSKFNEVEMCVDARTFGNDARFIRRSCTPNAEVRHMIAEGMIHLCIYAVAQISKDSEVTIGFDYEFSCCNYKVDCACHKGNQDCPVQRHNLRPVQLLSPQSSNFALPGAETRRRRARRREMEGDRLITSVSDESNHLLEDANETQGVSDTEDALMDRVKLENGEEELDENGALTPNRRSREERKAEAIMHMFENLERRKKRGQGTAQATPEETKLDAGEAEEPSLTAGNNVPNTGTGGGVSTRRTSFAAVETTDIDSEKPPATPSPAPKAQTSRSSKPRPNSRISRYRSSSAQRARRQRQALSQQAAEGVVVGGEEGSAGAGLREQGQGEGAPNCGSLQDGELCGATSSGMGNKTNIRYPKTKKYLVTEWLNDKVPERVEESVERPLRITTDPTVLATTLNMLPGLSHSPLICTTPKHYVRFGSPFNPERRRRPFMIDPAYGSCKKRWMKQALDESMVSGLLEDGTESNSSHKSTTSSSQPFKPELAGPIKKRKLKCSSETAASPSELLLRPLSPITPPLPSELPTTPLHSLMTPCSLYLGGEVEKLNATMFSYSPLTSRTTSRCNTPLQFENISSPEASPVHRSESLTPEPCLRPDFTSRVTAFPDFPTSRGSPAPVSDDFSLAAPDSLNGSGGGTPRSSAAVSSLCDSSLVSHASEAQTREQAFRTEFNLIYTCSPLNANLATGPISDRHFPQSEGGLSTADSDLSTMCTQGLLMEAGSGSLSMYLDTQFGGGYSESSTSPQPSNPPQKKKRVMVSAGSQLAGLPGYQALAVRGQFKPGQNMVSLLEYRERKKGPRDPTTQRPTANLSSICPQTESPGQPRTHFQPSVSQSNSFSPECQAFPHIEEVSPPGIRSGNHTQTTVLGGPESNHWMVSTSVERLREGQGALERVLRGNLNIELALKRADVGINDQISSHDKSSDAVEMDMFDLQSSSLTSPLKSPSLHPHQQMLPLLPESHQHLESPAYDQQSSSSPFCPSVSPSPPRCSSGGPGYYSSKLPTHIPLTQESPSSSTVSISSVDSSLCAPHPHSSSGGGMDTSSLKAKLLDSTLSAALSIPARGHLKMDNAAVPHTQGAHGSRLAQSSRVHSQRTDKPSQANSRHHTASGAQHYPQRNLQGSGVWTQSGTF; encoded by the exons AAGAATGGTCTTCACGTTCCTTATGGAGACATGTAATAAGGAAGAAAACAACGGAACCTCAAACAAA ATGCAACAGTCTTCTGTTGTGTGTTGTCAGGATCATAACTATGGAGCTCCACCCCCTCCCACCCCTCCTGCCTCCCCACTCTCCCAGACCGTTTTCTCCCATATGGAACGCAATGGCACACTGGGACGATCGCGACCCTGTTTCTCCCTCAATGATCCAGACAACTCTGCTGACAGTGAGAGCTCTTCGGAGGAGGACGAGGTGGTGGAAGGCTCAAATCCACCTTCTTGGTGTCAGTGCCGTCCAATGCAAGATGGCTTCCTCATTAAGTGTGAGAGATGCAG GGGTCTGGAGAAGAACCAAGGGATGGATGGGCAGCGCAGAAAAGCAGAGAATGTTTCAG TTGGTGAGAGCAGTGCTACAGAGAGTGGAGATGAGGACATGTCAGCCTCTGCTGTGTCGTACACGGCCACTCAACACACACCCACTAGCATCACTCTCACTGTCAAAAGAGTTAAACCCAGCAAAGTTAAGAAGAGAAAGAAGAGCATAGAGAAAACACGCACTACTCCTAAAGCCAAGAAAGTTAAG GCTTACAGAGAGGGTTCCAGAAAATCCATGAGAATGAAG AACTCTGCGTCTGAGGCTAGTGTTCTGGATGAGAATACAGCAGAAGGATGGGAGACACGAATTCGCCAGTGGACGGACCAGTACGAGGAAGCTCTGTCTAACCAGTACAGTGCTGATGTGCAGAACCTCCTCAAACACTACTGTGCTAACGGCAACTTGTCCCCCAAGCCATCTACTGTCGCAATGGACACCATTAATAGAACAGAACTAGCCTGCAACAACACTGTGTTGGGCTCGCAAATGCAG TTACAGCTGGGTCGTGTAACACGTGTGCAGAAACATAGGAAGATTCTCAGAGCTGCACGGAATTTGGACCCTGAAACACTCATCATTGAGTATAGAGGCAAAGTCATGCTCAGACAGCAGTTTGAAGTCAACGGACATTTTTTCAAAAA GCCATATCCATTTGTCCTGTTTTACTCCAAGTTCAATGAAGTGGAGATGTGTGTGGATGCCCGAACATTTGGCAATGATGCACGGTTTATCAGAAGATCATGCACACCCAATGCTGAG GTGCGGCACATGATAGCAGAGGGGATGATTCACCTGTGTATCTATGCTGTTGCTCAAATCTCAAAAGATTCGGAAGTCACGATTGGCTTTGACTATGAGTTTAGCTGCTG TAATTATAAAGTGGATTGTGCATGTCATAAGGGCAATCAGGACTGTCCTGTACAGAGACACAATCTCCGCCCCGTTCAACTGCTATCCCCTCAGTCTTCAAACTTTGCCCTGCCTGGAGCAGAAACACGGAGGAGAAGAGCCAGACGCAGAGAGATGGAAGGGGACAGGCTCATAACCAGTGTTTCTGATGAGAGCAACCACCTGCTGGAAGATGCAAACGAGACACAGGGAGTCAGTGATACAGAG GATGCTCTTATGGACAGAGTGAAGTTGGAGAATGGAGAAGAGGAGTTAGATGAGAATGGAGCTCTTACACCAAACAGACGT TCTCGTGAAGAACGAAAGGCAGAGGCCATAATGCACATGTTTGAGAACCTTGAGAGGAGAAAGAAACGTGGTCAGGGTACAGCGCAGGCTACACCTGAAGAAACCAAACTGGATGCAGGGGAGGCAGAAGAGCCCTCACTTACAGCAGGAAACAATGTACCAAATACAGGAACAGGTGGAGGAGTCAGTACAAGGCGCACCTCCTTTGCTGCTGTG gAAACAACAGATATTGACTCTGAAAAGCCCCCTGCTACACCCAGTCCTGCCCCTAAAGCACAAACCTCCCGCAGTTCCAAACCTCGTCCTAACAGCCGAATCTCAAGGTACCGCTCCAGTTCAGCCCAGCGTGCTCGGAGACAGCGGCAGGCTCTTTCTCAGCAAGCAGCCGAGGGAGTTGTGGTGGGCGGTGAAGAAGGCAGTGCAGGGGCAGGCCTCAGGGAGCAGGGCCAGGGAGAGGGAGCTCCAAACTGTGGGAGTCTCCAGGATGGAGAACTTTGTGGTGCCACCTCTTCAGGGATGGGTAATAAGACAAATATCAGATACCCAAAAACTAAAAAG tacCTGGTAACAGAGTGGTTAAATGACAAGGTTCCAGAGCGGGTGGAGGAGTCTGTGGAACGCCCCTTACGCATCACCACTGACCCTACAGTTCTGGCCACCACCCTCAACATGCTGCCAGGACTATCTCATTCACCTCTCATCTGTACTACCCCCAAACACTATGTTCGTTTTGGTTCACCCTTTAACCCTGAAAGACGCCGGCGACCTTTTATGATTGACCCTGCATATGGTTCTTGCAAGAAG AGGTGGATGAAACAAGCGCTGGATGAAAGCATGGTATCTGGTCTGTTGGAGGATGGAACAGAATCCAATTCTTCCCACAAGAGTACCACCAGCAGCTCTCAACCGTTTAAACCTG AGCTGGCAGGACCAATTAAGAAGAGGAAATTGAAGTGTTCATCAGAAACAGCAGCTTCACCTTCTGAGCTCTTGTTACGACCATTGTCCCCCATCACCCCACCTCTGCCCTCTGAACTTCCCACAACGCCTCTTCATTCGCTTATGACTCCCTGCTCGCTTTATTTAGGTGGGGAAGTAGAGAAGCTGAATGCTACCATGTTTTCATACTCTCCTCTCACATCCCGGACCACCAGCCGCTGCAATACACCTCTACAGTTTGAG aacatctCTTCTCCTGAGGCCTCTCCTGTGCACAGATCAGAATCTCTGACTCCAGAA ccCTGTTTGCGACCTGATTTCACTTCACGGGTCACTGCCTTCCCTGACTTTCCCACAAGCCGGGGAAGCCCTGCTCCGGTGTCAGATGACTTCTCACTTGCTGCTCCAGACTCTCTGAATGGATCTGGTGGTGGGACTCCCCGCAGCTCAGCTGCTGTGTCCAGTCTATGTGACTCTTCCTTGGTTTCACATGCCAGTGAGGCACAGACCAGAGAACAGGCCTTTAGGACAGAATTTAACCTCATTTACACATGCTCTCCCCTCAATGCCAATCTAGCCACAGGTCCTATTAGTGACAGACACTTCCCACAATCAGAGGGCGGTTTGTCCACGGCTGACTCCGACTTAAGCACAATGTGCACCCAGGGGCTTCTGATGGAGGCGGGGTCTGGCTCTCTCTCAATGTATCTAGACACACAGTTTGGAGGTGGATATTCAGAGAGCAGCACATCCCCCCAACCTAGCAATCCACCACAGAAGAAGAAG AGGGTCATGGTGAGTGCTGGTAGTCAGCTGGCTGGCTTGCCTGGGTACCAGGCATTAGCTGTAAGGGGCCAGTTCAAGCCAGGGCAGAACATG GTGTCTCTGCTGGAGTAcagggaaagaaagaaagggcCACGTGACCCAACGACCCAGCGACCCACAGCAAACCTCAGCTCCATTTGCCCTCAGACAGAGTCTCCAGGACAGCCGCGCACTCATTTTCAGCCTTCAGTCTCTCAGAGCAATTCATTTTCTCCAGAATGCCAAGCTTTTCCACACATAGAGGAGGTCAGTCCTCCTGGCATCAGGTCTGGAAACCACACACAGACCACAGTGCTGGGCGGACCAGAGTCCAACCACTG GATGGTCTCTACATCAGTTGAGCGGTTGAGGGAGGGACAGGGTGCTCTGGAGCGTGTTCTGAGGGGTAATCTCAACATAGAGCTTGCCCTTAAAAGAGCAGATGTGGGAATTAATGACCAAATCAGCAGTCATGACAAGAGCTctg ATGCTGTTGAGATGGACATGTTCGATCTTCAAAGCTCATCTCTGACTTCTCCCTTAAAGAGTCCTTCTCTTCACCCACATCAG CAGATGCTGCCTCTCCTGCCAGAATCCCATCAGCATTTGGAAAGCCCAGCCTACGACCAGCAGAGCTCCTCTTCTCCATTCTGTCCGTCTGTAAGCCCCTCCCCTCCTCGCTGCAGCTCTGGGGGCCCAGGTTACTATTCTTCAAAGCTGCCCACACACATCCCACTTACTCAAGAAAGCCCGTCCTCTTCTACAGTATCAATTTCCTCAGTGGACTCATCATTGTGTGCGCCACATCCTCACAGCAGCAGTGGAGGTGGAATGGACACCTCAAGCCTTAAAGCTAAACTGTTGGACAGCACCCTGTCTGCTGCTCTCTCTATACCCGCCAGAGGCCACCTTAAAATGGACAACGCAGCAGTACCACACACACAAGGAGCTCATGGCTCCAGATTGGCCCAGTCATCCAGAGTGCACAGCCAGAGAACAGACAAACCCAGTCAGGCTAACTCGAGACATCACACGGCTTCTGGGGCACAGCACTATCCACAACGAAATCTACAGGGTTCAGGGGTATGGACACAGTCAGGGACCTTTTAG
- the LOC132151986 gene encoding histone-lysine N-methyltransferase SETD5-like isoform X5, with the protein MNTVTADHLMAHNTLRLRRMVFTFLMETCNKEENNGTSNKDHNYGAPPPPTPPASPLSQTVFSHMERNGTLGRSRPCFSLNDPDNSADSESSSEEDEVVEGSNPPSWCQCRPMQDGFLIKCERCRGLEKNQGMDGQRRKAENVSVGESSATESGDEDMSASAVSYTATQHTPTSITLTVKRVKPSKVKKRKKSIEKTRTTPKAKKVKAYREGSRKSMRMKNSASEASVLDENTAEGWETRIRQWTDQYEEALSNQYSADVQNLLKHYCANGNLSPKPSTVAMDTINRTELACNNTVLGSQMQLQLGRVTRVQKHRKILRAARNLDPETLIIEYRGKVMLRQQFEVNGHFFKKPYPFVLFYSKFNEVEMCVDARTFGNDARFIRRSCTPNAEVRHMIAEGMIHLCIYAVAQISKDSEVTIGFDYEFSCCNYKVDCACHKGNQDCPVQRHNLRPVQLLSPQSSNFALPGAETRRRRARRREMEGDRLITSVSDESNHLLEDANETQGVSDTEDALMDRVKLENGEEELDENGALTPNRRSREERKAEAIMHMFENLERRKKRGQGTAQATPEETKLDAGEAEEPSLTAGNNVPNTGTGGGVSTRRTSFAAVETTDIDSEKPPATPSPAPKAQTSRSSKPRPNSRISRYRSSSAQRARRQRQALSQQAAEGVVVGGEEGSAGAGLREQGQGEGAPNCGSLQDGELCGATSSGMGNKTNIRYPKTKKYLVTEWLNDKVPERVEESVERPLRITTDPTVLATTLNMLPGLSHSPLICTTPKHYVRFGSPFNPERRRRPFMIDPAYGSCKKRWMKQALDESMVSGLLEDGTESNSSHKSTTSSSQPFKPELAGPIKKRKLKCSSETAASPSELLLRPLSPITPPLPSELPTTPLHSLMTPCSLYLGGEVEKLNATMFSYSPLTSRTTSRCNTPLQFENISSPEASPVHRSESLTPEPCLRPDFTSRVTAFPDFPTSRGSPAPVSDDFSLAAPDSLNGSGGGTPRSSAAVSSLCDSSLVSHASEAQTREQAFRTEFNLIYTCSPLNANLATGPISDRHFPQSEGGLSTADSDLSTMCTQGLLMEAGSGSLSMYLDTQFGGGYSESSTSPQPSNPPQKKKRVMVSAGSQLAGLPGYQALAVRGQFKPGQNMVSLLEYRERKKGPRDPTTQRPTANLSSICPQTESPGQPRTHFQPSVSQSNSFSPECQAFPHIEEVSPPGIRSGNHTQTTVLGGPESNHWMVSTSVERLREGQGALERVLRGNLNIELALKRADVGINDQISSHDKSSDAVEMDMFDLQSSSLTSPLKSPSLHPHQQMLPLLPESHQHLESPAYDQQSSSSPFCPSVSPSPPRCSSGGPGYYSSKLPTHIPLTQESPSSSTVSISSVDSSLCAPHPHSSSGGGMDTSSLKAKLLDSTLSAALSIPARGHLKMDNAAVPHTQGAHGSRLAQSSRVHSQRTDKPSQANSRHHTASGAQHYPQRNLQGSGVWTQSGTF; encoded by the exons AAGAATGGTCTTCACGTTCCTTATGGAGACATGTAATAAGGAAGAAAACAACGGAACCTCAAACAAA GATCATAACTATGGAGCTCCACCCCCTCCCACCCCTCCTGCCTCCCCACTCTCCCAGACCGTTTTCTCCCATATGGAACGCAATGGCACACTGGGACGATCGCGACCCTGTTTCTCCCTCAATGATCCAGACAACTCTGCTGACAGTGAGAGCTCTTCGGAGGAGGACGAGGTGGTGGAAGGCTCAAATCCACCTTCTTGGTGTCAGTGCCGTCCAATGCAAGATGGCTTCCTCATTAAGTGTGAGAGATGCAG GGGTCTGGAGAAGAACCAAGGGATGGATGGGCAGCGCAGAAAAGCAGAGAATGTTTCAG TTGGTGAGAGCAGTGCTACAGAGAGTGGAGATGAGGACATGTCAGCCTCTGCTGTGTCGTACACGGCCACTCAACACACACCCACTAGCATCACTCTCACTGTCAAAAGAGTTAAACCCAGCAAAGTTAAGAAGAGAAAGAAGAGCATAGAGAAAACACGCACTACTCCTAAAGCCAAGAAAGTTAAG GCTTACAGAGAGGGTTCCAGAAAATCCATGAGAATGAAG AACTCTGCGTCTGAGGCTAGTGTTCTGGATGAGAATACAGCAGAAGGATGGGAGACACGAATTCGCCAGTGGACGGACCAGTACGAGGAAGCTCTGTCTAACCAGTACAGTGCTGATGTGCAGAACCTCCTCAAACACTACTGTGCTAACGGCAACTTGTCCCCCAAGCCATCTACTGTCGCAATGGACACCATTAATAGAACAGAACTAGCCTGCAACAACACTGTGTTGGGCTCGCAAATGCAG TTACAGCTGGGTCGTGTAACACGTGTGCAGAAACATAGGAAGATTCTCAGAGCTGCACGGAATTTGGACCCTGAAACACTCATCATTGAGTATAGAGGCAAAGTCATGCTCAGACAGCAGTTTGAAGTCAACGGACATTTTTTCAAAAA GCCATATCCATTTGTCCTGTTTTACTCCAAGTTCAATGAAGTGGAGATGTGTGTGGATGCCCGAACATTTGGCAATGATGCACGGTTTATCAGAAGATCATGCACACCCAATGCTGAG GTGCGGCACATGATAGCAGAGGGGATGATTCACCTGTGTATCTATGCTGTTGCTCAAATCTCAAAAGATTCGGAAGTCACGATTGGCTTTGACTATGAGTTTAGCTGCTG TAATTATAAAGTGGATTGTGCATGTCATAAGGGCAATCAGGACTGTCCTGTACAGAGACACAATCTCCGCCCCGTTCAACTGCTATCCCCTCAGTCTTCAAACTTTGCCCTGCCTGGAGCAGAAACACGGAGGAGAAGAGCCAGACGCAGAGAGATGGAAGGGGACAGGCTCATAACCAGTGTTTCTGATGAGAGCAACCACCTGCTGGAAGATGCAAACGAGACACAGGGAGTCAGTGATACAGAG GATGCTCTTATGGACAGAGTGAAGTTGGAGAATGGAGAAGAGGAGTTAGATGAGAATGGAGCTCTTACACCAAACAGACGT TCTCGTGAAGAACGAAAGGCAGAGGCCATAATGCACATGTTTGAGAACCTTGAGAGGAGAAAGAAACGTGGTCAGGGTACAGCGCAGGCTACACCTGAAGAAACCAAACTGGATGCAGGGGAGGCAGAAGAGCCCTCACTTACAGCAGGAAACAATGTACCAAATACAGGAACAGGTGGAGGAGTCAGTACAAGGCGCACCTCCTTTGCTGCTGTG gAAACAACAGATATTGACTCTGAAAAGCCCCCTGCTACACCCAGTCCTGCCCCTAAAGCACAAACCTCCCGCAGTTCCAAACCTCGTCCTAACAGCCGAATCTCAAGGTACCGCTCCAGTTCAGCCCAGCGTGCTCGGAGACAGCGGCAGGCTCTTTCTCAGCAAGCAGCCGAGGGAGTTGTGGTGGGCGGTGAAGAAGGCAGTGCAGGGGCAGGCCTCAGGGAGCAGGGCCAGGGAGAGGGAGCTCCAAACTGTGGGAGTCTCCAGGATGGAGAACTTTGTGGTGCCACCTCTTCAGGGATGGGTAATAAGACAAATATCAGATACCCAAAAACTAAAAAG tacCTGGTAACAGAGTGGTTAAATGACAAGGTTCCAGAGCGGGTGGAGGAGTCTGTGGAACGCCCCTTACGCATCACCACTGACCCTACAGTTCTGGCCACCACCCTCAACATGCTGCCAGGACTATCTCATTCACCTCTCATCTGTACTACCCCCAAACACTATGTTCGTTTTGGTTCACCCTTTAACCCTGAAAGACGCCGGCGACCTTTTATGATTGACCCTGCATATGGTTCTTGCAAGAAG AGGTGGATGAAACAAGCGCTGGATGAAAGCATGGTATCTGGTCTGTTGGAGGATGGAACAGAATCCAATTCTTCCCACAAGAGTACCACCAGCAGCTCTCAACCGTTTAAACCTG AGCTGGCAGGACCAATTAAGAAGAGGAAATTGAAGTGTTCATCAGAAACAGCAGCTTCACCTTCTGAGCTCTTGTTACGACCATTGTCCCCCATCACCCCACCTCTGCCCTCTGAACTTCCCACAACGCCTCTTCATTCGCTTATGACTCCCTGCTCGCTTTATTTAGGTGGGGAAGTAGAGAAGCTGAATGCTACCATGTTTTCATACTCTCCTCTCACATCCCGGACCACCAGCCGCTGCAATACACCTCTACAGTTTGAG aacatctCTTCTCCTGAGGCCTCTCCTGTGCACAGATCAGAATCTCTGACTCCAGAA ccCTGTTTGCGACCTGATTTCACTTCACGGGTCACTGCCTTCCCTGACTTTCCCACAAGCCGGGGAAGCCCTGCTCCGGTGTCAGATGACTTCTCACTTGCTGCTCCAGACTCTCTGAATGGATCTGGTGGTGGGACTCCCCGCAGCTCAGCTGCTGTGTCCAGTCTATGTGACTCTTCCTTGGTTTCACATGCCAGTGAGGCACAGACCAGAGAACAGGCCTTTAGGACAGAATTTAACCTCATTTACACATGCTCTCCCCTCAATGCCAATCTAGCCACAGGTCCTATTAGTGACAGACACTTCCCACAATCAGAGGGCGGTTTGTCCACGGCTGACTCCGACTTAAGCACAATGTGCACCCAGGGGCTTCTGATGGAGGCGGGGTCTGGCTCTCTCTCAATGTATCTAGACACACAGTTTGGAGGTGGATATTCAGAGAGCAGCACATCCCCCCAACCTAGCAATCCACCACAGAAGAAGAAG AGGGTCATGGTGAGTGCTGGTAGTCAGCTGGCTGGCTTGCCTGGGTACCAGGCATTAGCTGTAAGGGGCCAGTTCAAGCCAGGGCAGAACATG GTGTCTCTGCTGGAGTAcagggaaagaaagaaagggcCACGTGACCCAACGACCCAGCGACCCACAGCAAACCTCAGCTCCATTTGCCCTCAGACAGAGTCTCCAGGACAGCCGCGCACTCATTTTCAGCCTTCAGTCTCTCAGAGCAATTCATTTTCTCCAGAATGCCAAGCTTTTCCACACATAGAGGAGGTCAGTCCTCCTGGCATCAGGTCTGGAAACCACACACAGACCACAGTGCTGGGCGGACCAGAGTCCAACCACTG GATGGTCTCTACATCAGTTGAGCGGTTGAGGGAGGGACAGGGTGCTCTGGAGCGTGTTCTGAGGGGTAATCTCAACATAGAGCTTGCCCTTAAAAGAGCAGATGTGGGAATTAATGACCAAATCAGCAGTCATGACAAGAGCTctg ATGCTGTTGAGATGGACATGTTCGATCTTCAAAGCTCATCTCTGACTTCTCCCTTAAAGAGTCCTTCTCTTCACCCACATCAG CAGATGCTGCCTCTCCTGCCAGAATCCCATCAGCATTTGGAAAGCCCAGCCTACGACCAGCAGAGCTCCTCTTCTCCATTCTGTCCGTCTGTAAGCCCCTCCCCTCCTCGCTGCAGCTCTGGGGGCCCAGGTTACTATTCTTCAAAGCTGCCCACACACATCCCACTTACTCAAGAAAGCCCGTCCTCTTCTACAGTATCAATTTCCTCAGTGGACTCATCATTGTGTGCGCCACATCCTCACAGCAGCAGTGGAGGTGGAATGGACACCTCAAGCCTTAAAGCTAAACTGTTGGACAGCACCCTGTCTGCTGCTCTCTCTATACCCGCCAGAGGCCACCTTAAAATGGACAACGCAGCAGTACCACACACACAAGGAGCTCATGGCTCCAGATTGGCCCAGTCATCCAGAGTGCACAGCCAGAGAACAGACAAACCCAGTCAGGCTAACTCGAGACATCACACGGCTTCTGGGGCACAGCACTATCCACAACGAAATCTACAGGGTTCAGGGGTATGGACACAGTCAGGGACCTTTTAG